Proteins found in one Streptococcus iniae genomic segment:
- a CDS encoding phosphatidate cytidylyltransferase, which translates to MKERVIWGSIAAAIFLPFLIIGNLPFQLVVGILAMIAVSELLKMKKLEVFSFEGVLAMLAAFTLTIPMDNYLRFLPIDGNFASFGLIVFLILAGTVINSDHYSFEDATFPIASSLYVGIGFQNLVNARMAGMDKVLLALFIVWATDIGAYVIGRRFGKRRLLPKVSPNKTVEGSLGGIASALVVAFIFMLVDKSVYAPHHFLVMLIFVILFSIFGQFGDLVESAIKRHFGVKDSGKLIPGHGGILDRFDSMIFVFPIMHLLGLF; encoded by the coding sequence ATGAAAGAACGTGTTATTTGGGGAAGCATTGCTGCAGCAATCTTTTTACCCTTTCTAATTATTGGAAATTTACCCTTTCAATTAGTTGTGGGTATCCTTGCGATGATTGCTGTTTCAGAACTTTTAAAAATGAAAAAACTAGAAGTCTTTTCATTTGAAGGTGTTCTAGCCATGCTTGCAGCTTTTACTTTAACCATTCCCATGGATAATTACTTAAGATTTTTACCGATTGATGGAAATTTTGCAAGTTTTGGCTTGATTGTCTTCCTTATTTTAGCAGGAACAGTTATCAATAGCGATCATTACTCTTTTGAAGATGCCACTTTCCCAATTGCTTCGAGCCTTTATGTTGGTATTGGTTTTCAAAATCTTGTCAATGCTAGGATGGCAGGGATGGATAAAGTCCTATTAGCACTCTTCATTGTTTGGGCAACAGATATTGGCGCCTATGTTATTGGTCGTCGTTTCGGGAAACGTAGACTCTTGCCTAAAGTATCCCCAAATAAAACCGTTGAAGGAAGTCTTGGTGGTATTGCCTCAGCACTTGTTGTTGCATTCATTTTTATGTTAGTTGATAAGTCTGTTTATGCTCCACACCATTTCTTGGTCATGTTGATTTTTGTTATTCTCTTTTCAATTTTTGGTCAATTTGGTGACTTGGTGGAGAGTGCCATCAAACGCCATTTTGGGGTTAAAGATTCAGGGAAACTGATTCCTGGACATGGCGGTATTTTGGATAGATTTGATTCTATGATTTTTGTGTTTCCAATCATGCATTTATTAGGATTATTCTAA
- a CDS encoding DUF975 family protein → MMKTRAELKREAKEALKGNWGWAIQITFLPMLLVVFINVMLNYFIDRSMSTIGLDGELVLTSTGLFFSLILSIIYIIVLTGLEVNFENAFLNLIRGKKTSFTPAMSYAFTQRRFGKFFLTNLVMGIFVYLWLLLLVIPGIIKSLSYSQANYILIDQIENGDEVSVTGPITKSRAMMDGHKWEFFVLQLRLNFKSKLANG, encoded by the coding sequence ATGATGAAAACGAGAGCTGAACTTAAAAGAGAGGCTAAAGAAGCCCTTAAAGGAAACTGGGGCTGGGCTATCCAAATTACCTTCTTACCAATGCTATTGGTTGTATTTATTAATGTTATGCTTAATTACTTTATTGATCGTTCAATGTCGACCATTGGACTTGATGGGGAACTTGTATTAACATCGACGGGTTTATTCTTCTCCCTTATACTTTCGATAATTTATATAATAGTACTTACGGGATTAGAAGTTAACTTTGAGAACGCCTTTTTGAATTTAATTCGTGGCAAGAAAACAAGTTTTACCCCAGCTATGTCATATGCTTTTACACAAAGACGTTTCGGAAAATTCTTTTTAACGAATTTAGTCATGGGGATTTTCGTATACCTTTGGTTACTACTATTGGTCATTCCTGGTATTATTAAAAGTTTGTCTTACTCTCAAGCAAATTACATCTTAATTGATCAGATTGAGAATGGCGATGAGGTAAGTGTTACAGGTCCAATCACAAAAAGTAGAGCTATGATGGACGGTCACAAATGGGAATTCTTTGTTCTCCAATTAAGGCTAAATTTCAAGTCCAAGTTAGCCAACGGTTAA
- a CDS encoding conjugal transfer protein TraF codes for MSIEAIFQAFTPVNMDQMETLLQKEELILFVGRLSCPYCRKFAPKLQQASLSQKKEVYFLDSEDLAYFDDIQAFRHQFGMTTVPALLVKHQGSLDLVCDSSMTLSEIEKRLAI; via the coding sequence ATGAGCATTGAAGCAATTTTTCAAGCTTTCACGCCAGTAAACATGGATCAAATGGAGACCTTGCTCCAAAAGGAAGAACTGATTTTATTTGTTGGTCGTTTAAGTTGTCCTTATTGCCGTAAGTTTGCACCAAAATTGCAGCAGGCTTCCCTTAGTCAGAAAAAAGAGGTTTATTTTTTAGACTCAGAAGATTTAGCTTATTTTGATGACATTCAAGCTTTCAGACATCAATTTGGAATGACGACTGTTCCAGCATTGCTAGTTAAACATCAAGGGAGTTTAGACCTTGTTTGCGACTCGTCAATGACTCTTTCTGAAATTGAAAAACGACTAGCTATTTAA
- a CDS encoding nucleotidyltransferase family protein, which translates to MTEDDLRAWILADKDFMALLQIVEAQQLPDAWVAAGCLRNFIWNKLAYGTGFDKTTDIDLVFFDADRSYQDSLEIEKNLKREHPEFKWEVRNQAYMHGHSPETLPYQSTCDAISKYPETCTALALRLTEGFLEFFIPYGLEVVEKFECRPTPYFLENTKRMELYKKRLGSKKWTEKWPKCCFYHL; encoded by the coding sequence ATGACAGAAGATGACTTAAGGGCATGGATTCTAGCAGATAAGGATTTCATGGCCCTATTACAAATTGTAGAAGCGCAGCAGTTACCAGATGCTTGGGTTGCAGCAGGGTGTTTGCGTAATTTTATTTGGAATAAATTAGCTTATGGCACAGGATTTGATAAGACAACAGATATTGACCTTGTGTTTTTTGATGCTGATCGCTCTTATCAAGATTCTCTAGAGATTGAGAAAAACTTAAAGAGAGAACATCCTGAATTTAAGTGGGAAGTTCGAAATCAAGCTTACATGCATGGGCATAGTCCCGAAACCTTGCCTTATCAGTCAACTTGTGATGCCATTTCAAAATACCCTGAAACCTGTACAGCTTTGGCTCTACGATTGACGGAAGGTTTTTTAGAATTCTTTATTCCTTATGGTTTGGAAGTTGTTGAGAAGTTTGAGTGTCGACCAACACCATATTTTTTGGAGAATACGAAGCGGATGGAGCTCTACAAGAAACGGTTGGGCAGCAAAAAATGGACGGAAAAATGGCCAAAATGTTGTTTTTACCATCTTTAA
- a CDS encoding proline--tRNA ligase, translating into MKQSKMLIPTLREMPSDAQVISHALMLRAGYVRQVSAGIYAYLPLANRTIEKLKNIMRQEFDKIGAVEMLAPALLTADLWRESGRYDTYGDDLYKLKNRDKSDFILGPTHEETFTTLVRDAVKSYKQLPLNLYQIQSKYRDEKRPRNGLLRTREFIMKDGYSFHQDYNDLDITYEDYRRAYEAIFTRAGLEFKGIIGDGGAMGGKDSQEFMAITPERTDLERWLVLDKSIPSLSDIPETVLEDIKAELNNWMISGEDTVAYSSESSYAANLEMASNAYTPVTKVEAQNALEEVATPDCKTIDQVADFLSVDEKETIKTLLFMADGEPVVALLVGNDQVNDVKLKNYLGADFLEAASEVEAQSVFGANFGSLGPVGLPESVKIIADRNVHDLANAVAGANKDGFHLKGVNPERDFTAEYVDIREVKEGEMSPDGHGVLQFARGIEVGHIFKLGTRYSDSMNANILDENGRAVPIVMGCYGIGVSRILSAVIEQHARLFVSKTPKGDFRYSWGINFPKELAPFDVHLITVNTKDQEAQDLTAKIEADLMAKGYEVLTDDRNERVGSKFSDSDLIGLPIRVTVGKKAGEGIVEIKIKASGDSIEVHADNLIETLHILTKDN; encoded by the coding sequence ATGAAACAATCAAAAATGCTTATCCCAACCCTAAGGGAAATGCCAAGTGATGCTCAAGTCATCAGTCATGCTTTGATGCTACGTGCCGGTTATGTACGTCAAGTATCAGCAGGTATCTACGCCTACTTGCCACTTGCAAACCGCACCATTGAAAAACTCAAAAACATCATGCGTCAAGAATTTGATAAAATTGGAGCAGTAGAAATGCTTGCGCCAGCTTTATTGACAGCTGACTTATGGCGTGAATCAGGTCGTTACGACACTTATGGTGATGACCTGTATAAGTTAAAAAACAGAGACAAATCTGATTTTATCTTGGGACCAACTCACGAAGAAACTTTTACAACATTGGTTCGTGATGCTGTTAAATCATACAAACAATTACCCCTTAATTTATACCAAATCCAATCAAAATATCGTGATGAAAAACGCCCTCGAAATGGACTCTTACGTACCCGTGAATTTATCATGAAAGATGGCTATAGCTTCCACCAGGACTATAACGATTTAGATATTACTTATGAGGATTATCGCAGAGCTTATGAAGCTATTTTTACCAGAGCAGGTCTTGAGTTTAAAGGCATTATTGGTGATGGCGGAGCTATGGGAGGTAAAGATTCTCAAGAATTCATGGCTATTACCCCAGAACGCACGGATTTGGAGCGTTGGTTAGTTCTTGATAAGTCAATTCCGTCATTATCAGACATTCCAGAAACAGTTTTAGAAGACATTAAAGCAGAACTAAACAACTGGATGATTTCAGGTGAAGATACGGTTGCTTACTCAAGTGAATCTAGTTACGCTGCTAACCTTGAAATGGCAAGTAATGCTTATACCCCAGTAACAAAAGTTGAAGCTCAAAATGCTCTTGAAGAAGTGGCGACACCAGACTGTAAAACCATTGATCAAGTGGCAGATTTCTTGTCAGTTGATGAAAAAGAAACAATCAAGACCCTCTTATTTATGGCTGATGGGGAGCCAGTTGTTGCCTTGTTAGTCGGTAATGATCAGGTTAATGATGTTAAACTGAAAAATTACCTTGGGGCAGACTTCCTTGAAGCAGCAAGCGAAGTAGAAGCGCAATCTGTTTTTGGTGCTAACTTTGGTTCTTTAGGACCAGTTGGTTTACCAGAGTCAGTGAAAATTATCGCAGATAGAAATGTTCATGACTTGGCAAATGCTGTTGCAGGTGCTAATAAAGATGGTTTCCACCTAAAAGGTGTTAATCCAGAGCGTGACTTCACAGCTGAATATGTTGACATTCGTGAAGTTAAAGAAGGAGAAATGTCTCCAGATGGCCACGGAGTTCTTCAATTTGCCCGTGGTATTGAGGTTGGTCACATCTTTAAACTTGGAACGCGTTATTCTGACAGCATGAATGCTAACATCTTAGATGAAAATGGCAGAGCAGTTCCAATTGTTATGGGATGTTATGGTATTGGTGTTAGCCGTATTTTATCAGCTGTTATCGAACAACATGCCCGTTTATTTGTTAGCAAAACACCAAAAGGTGATTTCCGCTATTCATGGGGCATTAACTTCCCTAAAGAATTAGCACCATTTGATGTTCATCTCATTACCGTTAATACAAAAGACCAAGAAGCTCAAGACTTAACTGCTAAAATTGAAGCAGACTTGATGGCAAAAGGTTATGAAGTGTTAACAGATGACCGTAATGAACGTGTTGGCTCAAAATTCTCTGATAGTGATTTGATTGGTCTACCAATCCGTGTTACTGTTGGGAAAAAAGCAGGTGAAGGCATTGTTGAGATTAAAATCAAGGCAAGTGGTGACAGCATTGAAGTTCATGCTGATAACTTAATTGAAACCCTTCATATTTTAACCAAAGATAACTAA
- a CDS encoding isoprenyl transferase, with protein sequence MFGLKLKPKKAAIDKVPKHIGIIMDGNGRWAKKRLQPRVFGHKAGMDALQDVTIAASDYGVKVLTVYAFSTENWTRPQDEVSYIMNLPVEFFDKYVPELNKNNVRIQMIGDTHKLPESTLKAMTKAIESTRRNSGLVLNFALNYGGRAEITNAVKMIAQDVLDAKLNPGDITEDLISGHLMTDHLPYLYRDPDLIIRTSGELRLSNFLPWQSAYSEFYFTPVLWPDFKKAAFEEALQEYSRRHRRFGGV encoded by the coding sequence ATGTTCGGATTAAAACTAAAACCAAAAAAAGCTGCTATTGATAAAGTGCCCAAACATATTGGGATTATTATGGATGGCAATGGCCGTTGGGCTAAGAAAAGATTGCAACCGAGAGTTTTTGGGCACAAAGCCGGAATGGATGCACTCCAAGATGTAACCATTGCTGCTTCAGACTACGGGGTCAAGGTATTAACAGTTTATGCTTTCTCAACAGAAAACTGGACACGACCACAAGATGAAGTGTCCTACATCATGAACTTACCTGTAGAATTTTTTGACAAATACGTGCCTGAATTGAACAAAAACAATGTTAGAATTCAAATGATTGGTGATACGCATAAATTGCCAGAATCAACCCTAAAAGCAATGACTAAGGCTATCGAAAGTACACGTAGGAATTCAGGACTTGTGCTTAATTTTGCCCTTAACTATGGTGGTCGCGCAGAAATTACCAATGCGGTGAAAATGATTGCTCAAGATGTCTTGGATGCTAAATTAAACCCAGGAGACATTACTGAAGATTTAATTTCTGGTCATTTGATGACGGATCATCTTCCTTATCTCTATAGGGATCCAGATTTGATTATCAGAACCAGTGGAGAATTGCGACTCAGTAATTTTTTACCATGGCAATCAGCTTACAGTGAATTTTATTTTACACCCGTTTTATGGCCAGACTTCAAAAAAGCGGCATTTGAAGAGGCATTGCAAGAATATAGCCGCAGACATCGCCGATTTGGTGGGGTTTAG
- the yajC gene encoding preprotein translocase subunit YajC — MGGLSTILMFVVMIGLIFIMQRQQKKQAQARQDQLNTIEKGDEIVTIGGMFALVDEVNKEANRVVLDVDGIYLPFELGAVKRIVTKAGAQEESVVTKELVETEEAVSVVEPAEGESAVESND, encoded by the coding sequence ATGGGTGGACTTTCAACAATTTTGATGTTTGTTGTAATGATTGGTTTAATCTTTATCATGCAACGTCAACAAAAAAAACAAGCACAAGCACGTCAAGACCAATTAAACACTATTGAAAAAGGTGATGAAATTGTGACTATCGGAGGCATGTTTGCCCTTGTTGATGAAGTAAATAAAGAAGCTAATCGTGTTGTTCTTGATGTTGATGGTATTTATTTGCCATTTGAATTAGGAGCTGTTAAACGTATTGTGACTAAAGCAGGAGCTCAAGAAGAGTCTGTGGTTACAAAAGAACTAGTAGAAACTGAAGAAGCTGTCTCTGTCGTTGAGCCGGCTGAAGGAGAATCTGCAGTTGAAAGTAATGACTAA
- a CDS encoding M50 family metallopeptidase has protein sequence MLGLFTFIIVFGILVIVHEFGHFYFAKKSGILVREFAIGMGPKIFSHIDAEGTLYTIRILPLGGYVRMAGWGDDTTEIKTGTPASLTLNDKGLVQRINLSQGKIDPTSLPMNVTDYDLEDKLFITGLVIDASKTYQVDHDATIVEEDGTEVRIAPLDVQYQNASIWGRIITNFAGPMNNFILGILVFILLAFVQGGAFDMSSNHVRVMENGAAAKAGLKNNDQILKINQYEVRNWKELTSAVDKATKEVGPNKALHLTVKSKGQTKELALRPQKIGKSYALGVQVGLKTGFLDKIVGGFEMAADGSVRIINALRGLIANFSLDKLGGPVAMYQMSNQAAKNGLTSVLGLMGLLSINLGLFNLIPIPALDGGKILINIIELIRRKPLKQEIESYITLAGVAIMIILMIAVTWNDIMRAFF, from the coding sequence ATGCTAGGTTTATTTACCTTTATTATTGTTTTTGGAATATTAGTTATTGTCCATGAATTTGGGCATTTCTATTTTGCCAAAAAATCAGGCATTCTCGTAAGAGAATTTGCCATCGGTATGGGGCCAAAAATTTTTTCTCATATTGATGCAGAAGGAACCCTCTATACCATTCGTATTTTGCCTCTGGGAGGTTATGTTCGTATGGCCGGTTGGGGTGATGATACCACTGAAATTAAGACTGGCACACCAGCTAGTTTAACCCTTAATGACAAAGGTTTGGTGCAACGCATCAACTTGTCCCAAGGGAAGATTGATCCAACCAGTTTGCCCATGAATGTGACAGACTATGATTTAGAAGATAAACTCTTCATCACAGGTCTTGTTATTGACGCGTCAAAAACCTATCAGGTTGACCATGATGCAACCATTGTCGAAGAAGATGGTACGGAAGTTAGAATAGCTCCCTTAGATGTACAGTATCAAAATGCTAGCATATGGGGAAGAATAATCACTAACTTTGCAGGGCCTATGAACAACTTTATTTTAGGAATTCTTGTCTTTATTCTATTGGCTTTTGTTCAAGGTGGCGCTTTTGACATGTCCTCAAATCATGTGCGTGTTATGGAAAATGGTGCGGCAGCAAAAGCTGGTCTTAAAAACAATGACCAAATTCTAAAAATCAACCAATATGAGGTTAGAAATTGGAAAGAATTAACAAGTGCTGTTGATAAAGCAACTAAAGAAGTTGGACCAAACAAAGCTCTTCATCTTACAGTTAAGTCAAAAGGACAAACAAAAGAACTCGCCTTAAGGCCACAAAAAATTGGCAAATCTTATGCTTTAGGTGTGCAAGTGGGTTTAAAGACAGGCTTTTTAGATAAAATTGTCGGTGGCTTTGAAATGGCTGCAGATGGGTCTGTGCGTATCATTAATGCCCTTCGTGGCTTAATAGCAAACTTTAGTCTGGATAAATTAGGTGGACCTGTTGCTATGTATCAAATGTCTAATCAAGCAGCTAAAAATGGCTTAACCTCTGTTCTTGGTTTGATGGGCTTACTGTCAATCAACTTAGGCCTCTTTAACCTTATTCCCATCCCTGCCCTTGATGGTGGCAAGATACTTATTAATATAATTGAATTAATTCGTCGTAAACCGCTAAAACAAGAAATAGAAAGTTATATCACGCTTGCAGGAGTTGCTATCATGATTATTTTGATGATTGCGGTCACCTGGAATGATATCATGCGTGCCTTTTTCTAA
- a CDS encoding IS30 family transposase has protein sequence MHEHYTPKGKHLTIAERYFIEKWKSEGKSNRAIANLLGKAPQTIHNEVKRGLVRQQIRKGKFEMIYQADYAQASYENKRRNSIRSIGLDKDTKERILHYMRQNFSPEMMVKSKGIAVPVSTIYYWIHNGHLGIHSDHILYPRKRKGKSKKASPRFKPAGQSIEKRPDAINRRLENGHYEIDTVILTRAKNECLLTLTDRRSRHQIIRLIPDKSAQSVNHALESIVKTHSIHSITADNGTEFNRLSLVFPKEDIYYAHPYASWERGTNENHNRLIRRWLPKGTKKTTQREVAFIENWINNYPKKILDYKSPKEFLTVG, from the coding sequence ATGCATGAACATTATACACCAAAAGGAAAACATTTGACAATAGCTGAGCGTTACTTCATCGAGAAATGGAAGTCAGAAGGAAAGTCCAATAGAGCCATCGCTAACTTGCTAGGTAAAGCGCCTCAAACCATTCATAATGAGGTTAAACGAGGACTTGTTAGACAACAAATTCGTAAAGGTAAATTTGAAATGATTTATCAAGCTGACTACGCTCAAGCTAGCTATGAGAATAAACGACGAAATTCTATTCGTTCTATTGGCTTGGATAAAGATACGAAAGAGAGGATTCTGCACTATATGAGGCAGAACTTTTCACCTGAAATGATGGTGAAGTCGAAAGGTATAGCTGTTCCTGTTTCAACCATCTATTATTGGATTCATAACGGACACCTTGGCATCCATTCTGATCACATCTTGTATCCAAGGAAAAGAAAGGGAAAATCAAAGAAGGCTAGCCCTCGTTTCAAACCTGCTGGTCAATCCATTGAGAAAAGACCTGATGCGATTAATCGTAGACTTGAAAATGGGCATTATGAAATTGATACGGTCATTCTAACAAGGGCTAAGAATGAATGTCTACTAACTCTAACAGACCGCCGTAGTCGTCACCAGATTATCAGACTCATTCCGGATAAGTCTGCTCAGTCGGTCAATCATGCCTTAGAAAGTATAGTAAAGACTCACTCTATTCACTCTATTACAGCTGATAACGGAACTGAATTCAACAGACTTTCTCTTGTCTTTCCAAAAGAAGATATCTACTACGCACATCCCTACGCTTCCTGGGAAAGGGGAACGAATGAGAACCACAACAGACTGATCAGAAGATGGTTACCTAAAGGAACAAAGAAAACGACCCAAAGAGAGGTCGCATTCATTGAAAATTGGATAAACAACTATCCTAAGAAAATATTAGACTACAAATCTCCTAAAGAGTTTTTAACCGTTGGCTAA